The following proteins are co-located in the Meriones unguiculatus strain TT.TT164.6M chromosome 4, Bangor_MerUng_6.1, whole genome shotgun sequence genome:
- the Dnajc30 gene encoding dnaJ homolog subfamily C member 30, mitochondrial, producing the protein MAAARCLGWPLSPLWRLRQVPGLPPDSAAGLYSPVRTYSRTALYELLGVPSTATQAQIKAAYYRQSFLYHPDRNPGSTAAAERFTRISEAYLVLGSSVLRRKYDRGLLTDQDLRGPGVKPSRTPAAEPPPPYTPRAHGGFRASPRDRRTMFDFDAFYQAHYGEQLERERRLRARREALRKKQEEGANKGLPWDDTRDAAFFVVLFLIFVFVGFRI; encoded by the coding sequence ATGGCAGCCGCGCGCTGCTTGGGGTGGCCGCTGTCACCGCTGTGGAGATTACGGCAGGTCCCGGGGTTGCCACCAGATTCAGCCGCGGGCTTGTACTCGCCAGTGAGGACCTACTCCCGGACCGCCCTCTATGAACTGCTGGGCGTCCCGTCCACGGCCACGCAGGCCCAGATCAAGGCGGCGTACTACCGGCAGAGCTTCCTCTACCACCCCGATCGCAATCCCGGGAGCACCGCGGCCGCCGAGCGCTTCACGCGCATCTCCGAGGCTTATCTGGTCCTGGGCAGCAGCGTCCTCCGCCGCAAGTATGACCGAGGTCTGCTCACCGACCAGGACCTGCGCGGACCCGGTGTCAAGCCCTCCAGGACGCCCGCGGCCGAGCCCCCTCCTCCCTATACCCCTCGTGCTCACGGAGGCTTTCGGGCCTCTCCCAGGGACCGCCGCACTATGTTCGACTTCGACGCCTTCTACCAGGCACACTACGGAGAACAACTAGAGAGAGAGCGGCGTCTGCGCGCCCGGAGGGAAGCCCTTCGCAAAAAGCAGGAGGAAGGGGCCAACAAGGGTCTCCCCTGGGACGACACCAGAGATGCCGCCTTCTTTGTCGTCCTTTTCCTTATCTTCGTCTTCGTCGGCTTTCGCATTTAA